From the genome of Pantoea alfalfae, one region includes:
- the rffC gene encoding dTDP-4-amino-4,6-dideoxy-D-galactose acyltransferase, whose translation MSVHVSINPLSWESAFFGVETVRLEPEGDIPLEQALHHPCALMQMKVAASETALIDTLQQHQFQLAEGEADLTLAIKETERQAGIRIAREAQIPQLRDAASQLFSQSRFRAAWYAPDASGRFYAQWIENAVRGTFDDQCLVASDATGQLQGFVSLRAVDGDARIGLLGVMPDAQGQGLGQRLLLAAADWARVRQLAQLRVATQLSNLTAMRLYLRSGARLDSTAYWFYRKGHDSI comes from the coding sequence ATGTCCGTCCACGTCAGTATTAATCCCCTTAGCTGGGAAAGTGCATTCTTCGGTGTTGAGACCGTGCGGCTGGAGCCGGAAGGTGACATTCCGCTGGAGCAGGCGCTGCATCATCCCTGTGCGCTGATGCAGATGAAAGTGGCTGCCAGCGAGACGGCGTTGATTGATACGCTGCAGCAGCATCAGTTCCAGCTGGCAGAAGGCGAGGCGGACCTGACGCTGGCGATTAAAGAGACAGAACGGCAGGCGGGGATTCGCATTGCGCGCGAAGCACAGATTCCGCAACTGCGTGATGCAGCGTCACAGCTTTTCAGCCAGAGCCGTTTTCGCGCGGCCTGGTACGCACCGGACGCCAGCGGCCGTTTTTATGCGCAGTGGATTGAGAATGCGGTGCGTGGGACGTTTGACGATCAGTGTCTGGTGGCCAGTGATGCCACCGGTCAGCTGCAGGGATTTGTTTCGCTGCGCGCGGTGGATGGCGATGCTCGCATTGGCCTGCTGGGCGTAATGCCTGACGCGCAGGGTCAGGGGCTGGGTCAGCGACTGCTACTGGCGGCGGCTGACTGGGCGCGGGTAAGGCAGTTGGCTCAGCTTCGGGTGGCTACCCAGCTCAGTAATCTCACGGCGATGCGCCTCTATTTACGCAGCGGTGCCCGACTCGACAGCACCGCCTACTGGTTTTACAGGAAAGGTCATGATTCCATTTAA
- the rfbA gene encoding glucose-1-phosphate thymidylyltransferase RfbA, producing MKGIILAGGSGTRLHPITRAVSKQLLPVYDKPMIYYPLSVLMLAGIRDILLITTPEDRAQFERLLGDGSEFGIRLSYAVQPSPDGLAQAFIIGESFIGEDNCCLVLGDNLYFGQGFSPKLRKVVEQNRGATVFGYQVMDPERFGVVEFDDNFKAISIEEKPLQPKSRWAVTGLYFYDNQVIEFAKQVKPSSRGELEITAINQMYLERGEMTVELLGRGFAWLDTGTHDSLVEASMFVQTVEKRQGFKIACLEEIAWRNNWLSDDQLRAAGEALTKTGYGQYLLDLLHVRPRQY from the coding sequence ATGAAAGGCATCATTTTAGCGGGAGGATCGGGCACGCGGTTACACCCGATAACCCGTGCAGTATCAAAGCAACTTCTGCCGGTTTACGACAAACCGATGATCTACTACCCGCTCTCCGTGCTGATGCTGGCGGGTATTCGCGACATTCTGTTAATTACCACGCCGGAAGATCGGGCGCAGTTTGAACGTTTGCTGGGCGATGGCAGTGAATTTGGCATACGCCTCAGCTATGCGGTGCAGCCCAGCCCCGATGGACTGGCGCAGGCCTTTATCATCGGCGAATCCTTTATCGGCGAGGACAATTGCTGCCTGGTGCTGGGTGATAACCTCTATTTTGGTCAGGGTTTCAGTCCCAAGCTGCGGAAAGTCGTCGAACAGAATCGTGGCGCAACGGTGTTCGGCTATCAGGTTATGGACCCGGAACGTTTCGGTGTGGTGGAGTTTGACGATAACTTCAAAGCGATATCGATTGAAGAGAAGCCACTGCAGCCGAAATCGCGCTGGGCGGTCACTGGACTCTATTTCTATGACAATCAGGTTATCGAATTCGCGAAACAGGTTAAGCCTTCTTCGCGGGGCGAGCTGGAAATTACCGCCATTAACCAGATGTATCTGGAGCGTGGTGAGATGACGGTCGAACTGCTGGGACGCGGCTTTGCCTGGCTGGATACCGGCACCCATGACAGCCTGGTGGAAGCCAGCATGTTTGTGCAGACCGTGGAAAAACGTCAGGGCTTTAAAATTGCCTGCCTGGAAGAGATCGCCTGGCGTAACAACTGGCTCAGTGATGACCAGCTGCGTGCTGCCGGTGAAGCGCTGACAAAAACCGGCTACGGCCAATACCTGCTGGATTTATTACATGTCCGTCCACGTCAGTATTAA